The Blastocatellia bacterium genomic interval AATTGCTTGACGGGCTTCGGTTTCTGCATCTCTTAAGTTACGATTTTGTAAATAAAGATTTCCTAAAGCAACATGTGGTTCGGGTTGTTGTGGGTCAAGTTCAATTACTTTTTTATAATGTTCTACAGCACGAACAAAATTATTTTCTGCCTCTTGTTGTTGGGCCTGAAGAAATTCTAGGTAAGCAGCCCTTTTTTTATCAGGATCTACCTTATCTTGTGTATTAAGTAAATTTTCACTCTTTTTCTTATCTTCTGATTCAATAGATTTATTTGAATTAGGCTTATTTGGCGTAGGAGTATTTTTTTTTGCAGGTTGTGCAATAACCATTGTTGTACTTGTACAGAGTAAAACCGCCATAATTAAAGCTTTGAATTTCATCTTATTTCCTTTCCTGATAAACAAAGAAATAGTTTATTTTTAATAAGTTAAAAGAATTAACTATTTTGATAGTCACCATTTCTGATGCAGAATTTAATAGATCAGATGTTTTTGACCATGAGATAAATCACTAAATTACTATTAAAATACTCCGAAATCACTAAATTAACTTAACTTTGTGACTTTATCTTAAACTAGATAATAGCATTATCTTTGTTTGAAGCGAGACAATTTTTCCTACTTCTAACCAATAATAATTTTACTGTAACTTTATCTTAAAACTTTTTTGGAGCATTCTTAGATTATTTTTTAAGGACAGTTTATTGGAGGATTAGAGTTGTGTTCTAAGCTTTTTAATAAATTTAAGTTCTCATTTGCTGCTTGATAATTTGGATCTAGCTCTAGAGTTTTTTCAAACTCTTGTTTTGCCTCTTGATAACGATTCATTTGAGCAAATGTTACTCCTAAATTATTATGTGCTTTTACTAGACTTTTGTTTGTTGACAAAGCTTTGGTTAAATGATCTTTTGCAGCACATAAATTACCTTGCGATAGTAAAATAGCTCCATAAAAACTATGTGCATCAGCGTTATTTGGATCTAGTTCAATAGCTCTTTTAAATAAATGTATTGCTAAATCTACTTTTGCTTGTTTATTATAAAAATTTGCTAATGCCACATTTGCTAATGATGAAGTCTCATTAAGCTGTAGAGCTTTTTTTAGATAAACCTCTGCTTTGTCAATTTGACCTATATTTTCATAATATAAACCTAAACAATAGTTTGCCTTAAAATGATTTGGAGATATTTTTAATGTTGAAGCAAAAAGCACTTCATCATTTTGAAAATCAAGATTTCTATAGCTAGTTCGTAGACTAGCAAGTAGCAAAGTAAAAATAAAAAAAACTAATGCAAGTTTTGTCCAACCCATCTTATAAACTTTATAAAAGGCTGTTGCTATAAGTAAACAAATTGACCCAACAGCTAAATAAATTGTTCTTTCAGAAATCAAAATTCCTGTTGGCAGAAATATATTAGAAATAATACTAGTTGTTACAAAGAAAAATAGTATCCCAAAAGCTACTATCCTATTTTTATTTGTTTGCCAAAATCCTACTATAATTATTAATGAAATAATTATTAATGATAAGGCTACAGTAAAATTAATAGAAGTTATTTTAGGAACAACACTAAAATCATATTCTGTGTAAAGTTTTGACGGCCAAATTAGCATTTGAAAATACTTAATATAACCAAAACTCATTGTATAAACACGAGTAGAAAAGCTTTCTTCTCCAAGCATTTGACTACTTTTTGGAACACCAAAAGCACCAGTAATCCAAATAC includes:
- a CDS encoding tetratricopeptide repeat protein; translation: MVFNKLKDSFIAAKKPHQNLLIGLTIVLVSLVCFANNLTGKFIYDDYLVVVDNTSIKSLSNIPSLFFQSYFGKDNLAGTYRPLTTISFALNYTIAGLEPYSYHLANIIINAINSLLVYWIVKHYSESKLLGIFTALLFSVHPVHSEAVAAIYGRPELLATMFLLIAWVYYLKSLTSKYYYLISLLSYFLSLLCKESGIVFFGILLLVQFCTKTSWKERLLPNLKSLGYIFATIPYLIIRIWITGAFGVPKSSQMLGEESFSTRVYTMSFGYIKYFQMLIWPSKLYTEYDFSVVPKITSINFTVALSLIIISLIIIVGFWQTNKNRIVAFGILFFFVTTSIISNIFLPTGILISERTIYLAVGSICLLIATAFYKVYKMGWTKLALVFFIFTLLLASLRTSYRNLDFQNDEVLFASTLKISPNHFKANYCLGLYYENIGQIDKAEVYLKKALQLNETSSLANVALANFYNKQAKVDLAIHLFKRAIELDPNNADAHSFYGAILLSQGNLCAAKDHLTKALSTNKSLVKAHNNLGVTFAQMNRYQEAKQEFEKTLELDPNYQAANENLNLLKSLEHNSNPPINCP